The Candidatus Nitronereus thalassa genome includes the window CAATTCGCCCACTCGCCGCAAATTCCGCCCCGGTTCCGAAAGAACCATTGAGAAACAATTCTGCTGACGAACGAATGACATCAAATTCCGATGTGACATCATACAAGCCCGCCAATATCGACAATCGTTCGTTGAAGAAATTTTGTTGATACCAGACTTCAAACAGTTTCCATGTAGTCGGCGCCGCCAGACTGCTGACCGCCTGAACATCCCCAACGTTGTTGCTAGGATTCTCCCCGTAGATTCCTAATCCATACATAAAGAACGTGCTATCCTTCAACCCAAAGAACTTTTCACCATTGATGGTGAGCAACAGATCGAGAACGCCTGCTGTCGCGGTTTTTCGATGAAGCCCTCCTGATATGGGAGTTAAGACATCAATCGTGTTAATAATTTCAAAATTGACTCCTTTGGTTGAAAATTGATCTTGCAGCGAATGCCAAGTGTGAACAAAGTCTTCAACTACCGGCATCCCGACCAGGGTCTCAGCTCCGACCCAGACCGGCATTAACCAGATAAGACAAAGAAAAGGACCGATGACCTTATGAGGTAAAAAATACCGTCGGCTTTGCGGATCAAGCGACAAAGGACAGGACAGTTTGGAATCGCCTTTAATCACCAGCGCAACTCAGAAACGTTCAAAGTTCATTGGCAAGTGTCTTTTTGCCATACTAGAAATTTCTTGAGTGCGCATAATTAAAGGCCCCCATTATTACGTGAGTGCTCTTTACCAAATTTCTTCTGTTTTTCACAATAGGAAAGGAGCATAACTATGTGGCGAAGTTTCGATTTTTTCAAGGGTTTTATGTTCCGAGCTCAGGCTGGCAATTTCGACACAGTCCAATACATGCACTATGATGATCAAGAATAGGAATCCGGATTTCTCGACTAAGACACCGCGGAGTGGCTCACCTATAGACAGCCGAAGACCCTGGGGCCACCGGATTGGGCAAGGGTAAATTTTCCTATTGAGTTAGCGAAAGAACGACTCGAGCAGTGCGCGTGAAGTGTTCGGCTATACTGTCCAAGCCAGCAATGGGGAAGTCGGCCATGTCAAAACTTTATGGTCGTCGATGAACATAGACGGAGTACTACATGATAGTCAATTCTGGAACCTGGAAGGAAGGAATCTAGGCTTGTGATGTTTGGAACTCAAACAAAACTTTTTGCGATCGATCATATAGGATCGACCTAGGAAGGAAGTCCTTAACTCCTCCCTCAAATGATCCCTCTATCAATTCAGAATGGAGTTCTTGCGACATCGCACATACCGTCACATCTGGAAAGTACGTGCGGGTATAAATTAAAAATTCCATCCTATTCTCTTCCGTATCGTCCAAACTCAGCAACACTGCACTAGTGGGTTGAATATTCAATACCTGAATTCCTTCACGACTATTACTCACAATTGAAACTACCCTTTGCCTTGGAAATAATTTTTCAACCAAAAGGTATTTTCATTGTCTCCCTCGACGATTAAAATGTGTTGCGATACGGAATTTTCTATTTTTAAATCAACATAGTCGCTTAATGAATGCTCATGGGGCATCATTCCTCCCTCCAAAATTGAGCCGACGATCAACAACTATTTACTTCCTACGATTTCATGGTTGGATCATGATCCCGCGGTACTTGTTCAGCGCTAGAATCCGATTCGCTATTATGGATCTCTTGATCCTTTTGCTCTGAGGGTCGAGGCTGATCAGAAGATGACACTTCAATTTCAGATGGATCAGCTTCATGAATCGACTTCTTAAATCCCTTGATTGCCTTACCCATACCTTCCCCAAGCTGGGGAAGTTTTCCTGCCCCAAAAATGATCAGGACAATAAAAAGGACCAGCAGTAATTCCATCCAACCAAACGACCCGAACATACATCACCTCAGCTGTTACAAAAATGTCAGATCAATGGCTCTACTTAATTTGAATATTGCTTAAGAGCCCGATCATAGCCTTCTTCCAATTCTTTAATAGCATCTTCGACACCAGAACCCATTTCCTCCCAGGCTTTCCCAGTTGATGTTCCAAGGTTGTTCAACTTAGTTTTGACAGCTTCTTTTTCGGAGTTTAGTTCAGCCAAAGTGTTATTCATATCCTCCTTGACGTCTTTTCCAGCCTCTTTCATACGAGACTTCAATTCTTCATGCTTTTCATTGAGGGCTTGTAACTTCGCTTCAAGAGACTTTTGATATTCTGCCATTTTGCCTTCGGTAAATTGACCGGCGGTTTCGACGGCTTCATGAAATTCCTCTTTGACGTCATCCGCATTTGTTTTGGGTTGAACTTCCTGAGCCGACTCCTGATTTCCACAACCACTCATGATCAAAAATGAAAAGAAAAGGCAGACGAATCGCAACTGTACCATAGGCACCTCCATTGAGACGGAATTTGTCATTATTTAAGCAAAAATTTGAAAAACCCTCTTTTCATTTCTTTGAAATACCATCCCGAATTTTCGAAGATGCCAATTCAAAGGAGCTCCTAACCTCATCCCATCCCTTGTTAACGCCACGAACCATGTCTTCCCAGGCATTTTGGCTTCCGGTTTTTACCTCATCCCAGGCTTCTTCACCGGCATCCTTAATTGTTGCCAAACGGTGCTCGCCCTCGCCCATTTTGCTTTTCACGTCCTCGATCTTCACTTCCAATTCCTTAATCTGCTCCAGATATTGAAGTTTGGCTTCTGCTTCGAGCTTTTCCGCTCTCAGTTTGAGCTCATGCAATTTTTGAGAATGTGAATCGATTTGAGACTTCCATTTCTCTAATTGCTCTTCAATCTCCATCTGAAATGTTTCTTTATCACTCATTAAGTCCTCCTGTTAAAAATTTGAAACGAATGGAGCCATGCCCCTATAGGATCTACTCCCTTTCCAATTTTTCATTCATAGGGTGCTACTCTAGTCCCCAATTTTAGCATATTTGGCATACCTTCCTGTTTTTCTTAATATAATGAGTAGGTTACCATTCGCGGTGGAATTTGGTAACTGAACAAAACCCTTGACTGCGCCTACATTGGCATATTTCCCAAAGTTCCTTTAATGCGATGTAGTAACAATTTCACTTTGGGAAAGAAGAAGGGGAAGCCGGGTTTGGCAACATGATTTTTATCATTACACCATTGCTAATCATTACCGCTTCCCTACTCGTCACGCGCGTTGCCTCCATTGCCCTGACTCATACTGGGCTATCGTGAGAATCAGTAAAGTTCCGGGCAAAATTTGCCTTGATCGGAGCTGGGGTTACCACTTTAAAGTCTGAAAGAGTGGTGTCACACGCTGTCCGAGGACGATTCGTGATGCTCTTGATGCTGCTGGGAAATGCCGGCATAGTCAGGGCCATGACTATGCTCATTCTGACCTTTGTTCAAGATAACCAGGCTATTGCCTAAGGGCCGAATATTTTGTTTTTACTGGCTGGAGTCTTTGTTCACTTGATGTTATCAAGCAGTCAATCGGTCGATCGAAGATTGTTTCCCCTGATCGAATAGGCACTAGGGCCCTACACACCGCTTGACAAAAAAAACTACGCTAGCCTTTTGCCCCTTGGTGGAGAGTACCGGTTAGTGGAATCCCACGTACAGGAAAATGACTGGCTCGCCCACAAGACATTGGCCGAAGCTCGTCTCTGAGATGAATGGATTGTCGTTTTCGTCATTCAACCTAAAGACGGTACTTATCTCGAAACACCCAAAGGTCACCGCCGACTCCTTCCTCACAATATGTTGCTCCTGTATGGGCGCGTCACCACATTGAAAAATCTCGACAACCGCAAACAAGACCTAAAAGGGGATGCTGAGGACCAAAAGGCAGTTGACACCCACAAAAAAGTCATTGAGGAAGAGACCCTCCTGAGCAAAGACCAGAAATACAACTTCTAACATCCCACAATAGCTTGGTTACTGTAGGCTTTGAAAAAATTCCTAAAACACTTCAAGGGTTTTTACCAGTGTGACTTTTAGTGTGAAGTCCCTATGCTCTCTTCACACTTCTTGATTTAATGTTTAATGGTAATTACCAACACAGGAGGATGGACATTATGAACCAAGTGCGCCTGATAGCGGCTCTAGTTACGATTCTCATTGGATCCCTTACGGCATGCAACACACTAGAAGGTGCCGGCGAAGATATTCAAGACGCCGGAGAAGCCATTGAAGATAGAGCGGAAAAACATGATTAAAACAAATTCTCTCCGAGTTCAGCATAAACTGAACTGATTCAGATGGTTACTTCCATTTGCCATAAAGAATGGTTCATGGATACGGAGGTGCACAATGCTAAACTGGGCTGTAACCTTCCTCATTATTGCACTCATTGCAGGGGCCGTGGGCTTAACGGGGGTTGCTGGGACCGCCTCGAATATTGCATGGGTCCTATTTGTGGTATTCTTGATCGTTTCTCTTGTAGGCTTGGTGATGGGCCGACGCCCGCCTACGCGAAAGACTGGGTTCCCAAAATAGGAAATTTAACCTTTCGACATAAAATATAACTTTCTCTTGGTGGCCAATGAGAGGATCTGCTCAGACATAGTTTTGTTCCATAATATCTCATTTGGCCTAATCGACCAGTTGGAATCGACAAAATAACCGAAATGGGAAGAAAGGCGCTGACCTAAGCCGTGCGGGGAACGTGTTCTCGCGAAGTACTTTGGACAACTGCGCTTGGCTTGGGGATAAGTTCAACATTTAACAAGTGAGGCAACACCATGATTTTCATAAAATGGGCTGCTATTTTCTTTTTGATTGCGCTGGTGGCAGCTGTTTTTGGATTCTCGGGAATCGCTGCAGGAGCGGTCGACATTGCCCAGATTCTCTTTTTCATCTTTCTCGCGATCTTTGCTGTGTTGTTGGTGATCGGACTTCTTGTGGCGAAAAAATCAACTTCATGGTCACCCTAGTTGACGGCCATTTCCTGGGAACGTATTTTTTCTCAATGGGACGAGCCTCTTACCTCTCCATGTTCTAGAGAGAAATACCACACATACACCTTATGAGCATTCCACCACGCAGTTTAGGCGAGGCCAAGGTTCGGGCAACACGGTCATTTGTGTCCCGCGAAGTCTTGCTTCCAGCACAATTGTACATCCACAACGAAGTGATCGGGGGGGCACTGCTTTGTTTGGCGTCTGTTGCGGCCTTGGTCTGGGCCAATTCCCTGTGGTCCGAAACCTACGTGGCATTCTTCCATGAAACCATCTCCATCCGATTCTGGGATTGGTCCATCTCTCACACGCTCAAGCACTGGATTAATGATGGAGCCATGGTACTGTTTTTCTTTGTCATTGGTCTGGAAGTGAAGCGAGAATTCGTCCATGGAGAACTTTCGTCTCCAAGACAAGCACTCTTTCCAGGTATGGCCGCTTTGGGAGGAATGGTTGTACCTGCCCTTATTTTTGTGGGATTGACCTTTCATACATCAGGGAACGAGATAAGAGGATGGGGAATCCCAATGGCGACTGATATCGCCTTTGCCTTAAGTATTCTGGCGTTATTGGGAAATCGAATTCCCGGGGAAGCAAGAATCTTCTTGTTGGCTTTAGCCACAATGGATGATATCGGTGCCATTCTCGTAATCGCGCTGTTTTATACGGAACAGATATCCTGGGTCATGTTGGCAATCGCTGGCGGGCTATTCGGCCTTTTGGCATTCTTTCGTCGATTGGGCATTCGCAACATCATGCTATTCATCATTGTGGGAATTCTTTTTTGGTTTGCAGTCCTCAAGTCCGGCATCCATGCGACCATTGCTGGGGTAGTCTTGGGACTGTTGACTCCCGCGTACCCATGGTTCAACACAGCTAATTTTGACTCTGCCGCGACAAAGCTTCTGAATAATTATCGTGAAGCGATCAAACAAGGAGACTCCGACAGGGCCCGTGCCTTACTGGGACAATTCGAAGAATTAAGTATGGGCACTGAATCTCTTGTCGAACGATTGGAACGTTTGGTTCACCCTTGGGTTATTTTCCTCGTTCTGCCGCTGTTTGCATTAGCCAATGCCGGAGTTGTTTTATCAATACACACTCTTGAATCTGCCATGACCAGTCCCGTCGCCCTTGGGATCGGAGCTGGATTAGTGATCGGCAAAGTGACCGGCATCCTCAGTTTCTCCTGGATTTCCACACGGTTGGGATTGGTCACCATGCCCCCTTCTCTCAATTGGCCCTTAATCTGCGGCATCGGGTTTTTAAGCGGGATTGGGTTTACGGTTTCCTTGTTTATCACTGGATTGGCCTACACGGAAGGAGAACTTGCCGAGTATGCTAAGATTGGCATCTTGTTTGCCTCAATACTTTCTGGTGCAGCTGGGTTAATTTTTCTCCGTGCTCAATCATCGAATAACAGCTAACCATTCATACGCCTAAGATACACATGCCTAATTCGTCAGATTCCGCACAAAGTTTTATGGTTGATCGATTAGTGATATTCGGTGCAACAGGAGATGTCGTTTCTCGGCTTTTCCTTCCGGCACTTGTTGGATTGGTACAAGAAAGTACATTCCCTCGCAATCTTTCCATTACCGCCATCGCAAGAAAATCATGGTCGACCGAGCAATATCACCAACATGTGCGGGAAACATTTCGCAAACAGGGAACAGATGTTGAGAGCGATCAGCTTGAATACCTATTTTCGTGCATCCAGTACGCACAAGTTGAAGATTTGTCTCATATTCAACGAGTACAAGAAGCACTAGGGTCCTCACCCTTTGTGGCATACTTGGCACTTCCTCCGTCAACGTTTTCCATGGTGTTGAATACTATCAAACAGATAGGCATTCCCCAGGGCAGCAGAATCATTTTTGAAAAGCCATTTGGGGAAAATTTTGGTTCGGCGAGAACGTTGAATTATCAGGCCCACCAAATATTTCCAGAAGAACAGGTTTTTCGTATCGACCATTTCTTAGGAAAACAAACCGTTCGCAATATTTTAGGGTTGCGATTCGGCAATCGAATCTTCGAACCCATATGGAACCAACACCATATTGAGAATGTGGAGATTATCTGGGATGAGACCTTGGCCCTGGAAGGGCGAGTTGGCTATTACGATAAGGCTGGGGCTCTCAAAGACATGATACAAAACCACTTACTACAACTGATGTGTTTAATCGGGATGGAACCTCCGATCTCTTTCAACGACCGAGACTTTCGTGATCGAAAAGTCGACCTTTTACGAGCCGTTCGAAGCCTCACTCCAGATGAAGTGAAGCAGCAGACTGTTCGTGCACAATATGACGCAGGCACAATCAATGGTAAGGCTATCCCTGCATATAAAGACGAAGACGGAGTCGACGCTGATCGAGGAACCGAAACCTATGCTGAAATTAAGCTCTGGATTGATAGTTGGCGTTGGGCTGGAGTTCCTTTCGTGTTACGGAGTGGTAAAGCATTAGGCAAGGATAGAAAAGAAGTCCTTATCCATTTTAAAGATGTTCCATATCTAGCTTTTGGAGAAAGCAAGGAAATTCAAAGGAACATCCTCAGACTGCAGTTCAGCCCTGACAGCTTAAATCTATCCTTGAATTTAAATGGAGCTGGGGACCCCTTTCAACTAAATCCCGCTGAGCTCAAAAGCCAATTGGCCCCTCAAGACACTCTTCCCTATGGCGATCTTTTCCTCAATGTTTTGGCGAACGATCCAATACTGTTTATACGAGCAGACGAAGTTGAAGAACTTTGGCGAATAATCGAGCCCATTCAATCTGGATGGGAACAAGACCAGGTTCCCTTGTTTAGCTACCCAGCAGGCTCTCTTAAGCCAAAAGATTCTTTTAAAGAATCGCATTGAATGCGGTGCCTGCATTTACCTTCCTGAATTTCACCAAGCCATTCATTTAACCGACAGCCCATTTCTCTTTTACTCGAACAAGAATCCTCACCCTAATATTGCCACGTTTTTTTTCGCACTATCTGGTATAGTTTCTTTTGCTTGTGTTCCTCTTTTTAGGGAAAATTTTCTACTCGTCTTAATCATTCACAAAATTGTTTTCACCAATATTTCCTTTTGCATTTTCTTTCCTAAAAGGTTATAAGCTTTTACCTTCTTTAAAAAATGTACAGTGGCGAAAGGGAATTTCATGGCACTTTCAACAAAAATTAAAAAAACAGCAAAAACCGTTTCTCGGAAAGCCTCAAGTAAGGCGAGCCAAGCAAAAAAGAGCCTTAAATCTTCAGCTGAAAAAGCGAAGAAATCTGCCAAAGCGAAAACGAAAAAGCTCACGGCTGCAGGAAAGGCCGCTAAAAAATCTATAAAGAAAACCGCCTCTCGAGCAGAAAACGTTACAAAGAAAAAAACGAGCCAAGCAAAATCCACAGCTAAGGCCAAAACAAAAATCGCAAAAACCAAAGCTTCCAAGGCGGCAAAAAAGACCAAGCGAACTGTGAGCTCCGCATTAGGAAAAGCCAAACGGGCAATCAAAAAAAGATTAGCCTAAATCCTTGAAAATATTTGAATCTTTTGCACCTTCTTCATTGTCTCCAAATGCCAGGCTTGCTCCTTCTTTGGGTAGAGAGCCTGGCACTTTTCAACATCATTCGTTATTTAAAAAGACGGTTCGCTTCCTTGATGAATACTGGCCTTATAGGGACCCCTCAAATGAAACGCCCAATCATTTCTCATATTTAACATCTGCCT containing:
- the tatA gene encoding twin-arginine translocase TatA/TatE family subunit; this translates as MFGSFGWMELLLVLFIVLIIFGAGKLPQLGEGMGKAIKGFKKSIHEADPSEIEVSSSDQPRPSEQKDQEIHNSESDSSAEQVPRDHDPTMKS
- a CDS encoding entericidin A/B family lipoprotein — protein: MNQVRLIAALVTILIGSLTACNTLEGAGEDIQDAGEAIEDRAEKHD
- a CDS encoding DUF1328 domain-containing protein is translated as MLNWAVTFLIIALIAGAVGLTGVAGTASNIAWVLFVVFLIVSLVGLVMGRRPPTRKTGFPK
- a CDS encoding DUF1328 domain-containing protein, whose amino-acid sequence is MIFIKWAAIFFLIALVAAVFGFSGIAAGAVDIAQILFFIFLAIFAVLLVIGLLVAKKSTSWSP
- the nhaA gene encoding Na+/H+ antiporter NhaA translates to MSIPPRSLGEAKVRATRSFVSREVLLPAQLYIHNEVIGGALLCLASVAALVWANSLWSETYVAFFHETISIRFWDWSISHTLKHWINDGAMVLFFFVIGLEVKREFVHGELSSPRQALFPGMAALGGMVVPALIFVGLTFHTSGNEIRGWGIPMATDIAFALSILALLGNRIPGEARIFLLALATMDDIGAILVIALFYTEQISWVMLAIAGGLFGLLAFFRRLGIRNIMLFIIVGILFWFAVLKSGIHATIAGVVLGLLTPAYPWFNTANFDSAATKLLNNYREAIKQGDSDRARALLGQFEELSMGTESLVERLERLVHPWVIFLVLPLFALANAGVVLSIHTLESAMTSPVALGIGAGLVIGKVTGILSFSWISTRLGLVTMPPSLNWPLICGIGFLSGIGFTVSLFITGLAYTEGELAEYAKIGILFASILSGAAGLIFLRAQSSNNS
- a CDS encoding glucose-6-phosphate dehydrogenase, which produces MPNSSDSAQSFMVDRLVIFGATGDVVSRLFLPALVGLVQESTFPRNLSITAIARKSWSTEQYHQHVRETFRKQGTDVESDQLEYLFSCIQYAQVEDLSHIQRVQEALGSSPFVAYLALPPSTFSMVLNTIKQIGIPQGSRIIFEKPFGENFGSARTLNYQAHQIFPEEQVFRIDHFLGKQTVRNILGLRFGNRIFEPIWNQHHIENVEIIWDETLALEGRVGYYDKAGALKDMIQNHLLQLMCLIGMEPPISFNDRDFRDRKVDLLRAVRSLTPDEVKQQTVRAQYDAGTINGKAIPAYKDEDGVDADRGTETYAEIKLWIDSWRWAGVPFVLRSGKALGKDRKEVLIHFKDVPYLAFGESKEIQRNILRLQFSPDSLNLSLNLNGAGDPFQLNPAELKSQLAPQDTLPYGDLFLNVLANDPILFIRADEVEELWRIIEPIQSGWEQDQVPLFSYPAGSLKPKDSFKESH